GCCACCCGAGTCGGCAGGGCGCAATCGAAGAGATCTATGCCGCGCGCGATGCACTGGACCAGGTCCTCCGGCGAGCCGACGCCCATCAGGTAGCGCGGCTTCTCCTTCGGCAGGTGCGGCTCCGCATCCTCCACGGCCCGGTAAGCCAGCGCCTTCGGCTCGCCGACGCTCACCCCGCCGATGGCGTAGCCGGGAAAGCCCATCCCCGCCAGCCTTCGCGCCGATTCTCTGCGCAGGTCGCTCGACCACCCGCCTTGCACGATGGCGAAGAGCGCCTGGTCGCCCCGCCTCTGCGCCTTGAGCGAACGCTCCGCCCAGCGGTGCGTCCGCTCCGTCGCCTCCGCGATCGCCTCCGGCGATTCGCCGTAGGCCGGACAGTGGTCCAGCACCATCGCGATATCGCTGCCAAGTGCCTCTTGGTAGGCCACCGCCAGCTCCGGCGTCAGCCGGTGCTCCGAGCCGTCTATGTGGGAGCGGAAGGTGGCGCCCTCCTCCGTCAGCTTGCGCATATGGCCCAGGCTGAAGACCTGGAAGCCGCCGCTATCCGTGAGGATCGGCCCGTCCCATCCCATGAAACGATGCAGCCCGCCGAACTGCTCGATGAGCTTCACTCCAGGGCGCAGGTAGAGGTGGTAGGTGTTGGAGAGGACGATAGTCGCGCCAGCCGCGCGCAGGTCCTCCGGCGTCACCGCCTTCACTGCCGCCTGCGTGCCGACGGGCATGAAAGCCGGCGTCGGTACCTGGCCGTGGGGCGTGGTTAGCAAGCCTGCGCGTGCGCGGGAGGAAGAGGGAGAGAGGAGGGAGAAGCGGAGCATGCTCAGGCGGCGACTAAATCGCCTGCCATTTCGGAGATGAGCTTAGGGATAAAGAGGCGGAAGATTGCTTGAGTATCCTTGGAAGCCGGCGAGATAGTGACGAACCAATCACCGTCCCCAAATGACTCAAGGATCGGGCGGAATGCCATTTCAGCTTCTCTGGAGCTTTTAAGGAAGTTCTCTTTGAGCGAGATGATGTCAAAGCCGACGATTTCGTAGGTGTCTAGCTTGATTCGCAGCAGGACTGAGCCGTTGCTATCTGCGTCCATGGAAAAGGCTTCCTGTGGCGGACCGAACGAGGCGTAGAGAACATCGGCCCCCGCGTCGTAATCCATCTCGAAAGTCTGCTTTTGAACGGAGGCAAGCCAGTTGCGGTTAGCCGCTCGTACGTTAGCCCTCAAGGTCTCTTCATCCATAAGAGTTCTCCTTTAGGCGGCACTGATCTAAAGTAAGCCGTCTTCACCTGACCTTTGATTCCCTCATCGCTCAGGCTATATCTTACCACCACATTCAGATAGAGGGAGTGATATTTCCCCTTTGTGGCTCC
The DNA window shown above is from Chloroflexota bacterium and carries:
- the tgt gene encoding tRNA guanosine(34) transglycosylase Tgt; translated protein: MLRFSLLSPSSSRARAGLLTTPHGQVPTPAFMPVGTQAAVKAVTPEDLRAAGATIVLSNTYHLYLRPGVKLIEQFGGLHRFMGWDGPILTDSGGFQVFSLGHMRKLTEEGATFRSHIDGSEHRLTPELAVAYQEALGSDIAMVLDHCPAYGESPEAIAEATERTHRWAERSLKAQRRGDQALFAIVQGGWSSDLRRESARRLAGMGFPGYAIGGVSVGEPKALAYRAVEDAEPHLPKEKPRYLMGVGSPEDLVQCIARGIDLFDCALPTRVARNGSLFTRQGRVSIRNAKHRDMDAPFDASCDCYACKTFSAAYLHHLFKSDEILYHRLGTIHNLRFILRLMEESRAAILGGTFDAFARAFLDGYKSTDEETRLEQKGKWAAAREARGLQEE